In Treponema sp. OMZ 798, the following proteins share a genomic window:
- a CDS encoding adenylate/guanylate cyclase domain-containing protein, with protein sequence MNLNLQYKQNQEAADKIAASLSALQDEKLFHIDAYGLAEELSLNKELALNIFIQGVYDGFFIIDWIYHCPTCGGVAHETLSIHEAVSENYCSACQKTFNNTLDDNIEVFFSIHPNIIPLEPSLKETYLAKIENDVNTGNYLTWKKTNSIKGIDLIQNNLYRELMGSDVLIAEQSLQIMKTAILFTDIKGSTFMYSELGDAKAFALVRDHFRILFDVIKRFNGVPVKTIGDAIMGVFMNSKNAVDASIEVQKELHEHYKNNPEIERIEVKIGIHSGPALVVTLNNRLDYFGTSVNMAARIQNAALPNEVVISEKLFEDKEIQKSIAAVTNKVQRQRITFKGMKEEATIYHIKVEG encoded by the coding sequence ATGAATTTAAATTTACAGTACAAACAAAATCAAGAAGCTGCAGATAAAATTGCTGCATCCTTATCGGCACTGCAAGACGAAAAATTATTTCATATTGATGCGTACGGTCTTGCAGAGGAATTAAGTTTAAACAAAGAACTGGCCTTAAATATTTTTATCCAAGGCGTATATGACGGTTTTTTTATAATCGACTGGATCTATCACTGTCCGACCTGCGGAGGAGTTGCCCATGAAACCCTTTCAATCCATGAAGCAGTTTCGGAAAACTACTGCTCTGCTTGTCAAAAGACCTTTAACAATACCTTAGACGACAATATTGAGGTTTTCTTCTCCATTCATCCGAATATAATACCCTTGGAGCCTTCATTGAAGGAAACCTATCTTGCAAAAATAGAAAACGACGTAAACACCGGGAATTACCTCACATGGAAAAAGACTAATTCCATAAAGGGAATCGATTTAATTCAAAATAACCTTTACAGAGAACTCATGGGCTCGGATGTTTTGATAGCCGAACAATCCCTTCAAATAATGAAAACGGCAATCCTGTTTACAGACATAAAAGGTTCGACCTTTATGTATTCGGAATTAGGAGATGCAAAGGCCTTTGCCCTTGTCAGGGATCACTTTAGAATTCTATTTGATGTAATAAAAAGATTTAATGGTGTTCCTGTAAAAACAATAGGCGATGCGATTATGGGTGTTTTTATGAACTCTAAAAATGCAGTCGATGCAAGCATTGAGGTACAAAAAGAATTGCACGAGCACTATAAAAACAATCCCGAAATTGAAAGAATTGAAGTAAAAATAGGCATTCACTCAGGCCCGGCTCTGGTCGTTACCTTGAATAACCGCTTGGACTACTTCGGCACAAGCGTCAACATGGCCGCCCGTATTCAAAATGCAGCTCTACCGAATGAAGTAGTAATTTCGGAAAAGCTTTTTGAGGATAAAGAAATACAAAAATCCATAGCAGCCGTTACAAACAAGGTCCAGCGCCAACGCATAACTTTTAAGGGAATGAAAGAAGAAGCGACTATTTATCATATAAAGGTTGAAGGCTAA
- the gltX gene encoding glutamate--tRNA ligase produces MQVKVRYAPSPTGFQHIGGVRTALFNYLFARSKGGKFVLRIEDTDRTRYSEEYEQNLYDTLEWLGLEWDEGGPKGGPCAPYIQSQRFEIYRKYAQELVDKGFAYYCFCDSERLDRIRKIQTMNKMPPGYDRACRNLTDEEIKAKMEEGVPYVIRLKVPLEGSTKFTDALLGDIEWKNEDINPDQILLKSDGFPTYHLANIVDDHLMGITHVMRAQEWLPSTPMHVIMYKAFGWDPPQFCHLPMVMGNDGQKLSKRHGATSCNEFRNKGYLKEAIINYVAMLGCSYEDGRDMYSLSDLERLFDVKHLNKAPAVFDYKKLEWFNGQYMREKTDEELFELTWPYIANSGLFGKTDEEQLKNAGCRFENQTYLKPTQEQKEVLMKVMPLVKERLHLLSEITEMVRFLFEEPPVPPAEEIIPKKLDSETTKKVLQKAIEVMPKIKGLDDHEGGEVFRAEADAMGIKMGDFMMPVRMTVTGSRISPPLVGSIQILGIEKAVKRIEKAIAERF; encoded by the coding sequence GATACAGCGAGGAATATGAACAGAACCTTTATGATACCCTTGAATGGCTCGGCCTTGAATGGGATGAAGGCGGCCCAAAGGGCGGCCCCTGCGCTCCATATATTCAGTCGCAAAGATTTGAAATCTACCGCAAATATGCCCAAGAACTTGTAGATAAGGGCTTTGCCTACTATTGCTTTTGCGATTCGGAAAGGCTCGACAGAATCCGTAAAATCCAAACCATGAACAAGATGCCTCCGGGCTACGATAGGGCTTGCCGCAATTTAACCGATGAAGAAATTAAGGCTAAAATGGAAGAAGGGGTTCCCTACGTTATCCGCCTAAAGGTTCCGCTTGAAGGCAGCACAAAATTTACCGATGCCCTCTTAGGGGACATTGAATGGAAAAATGAAGACATAAACCCCGACCAAATCCTTTTGAAAAGCGACGGGTTTCCCACCTATCACTTAGCAAACATAGTGGATGACCACCTGATGGGCATAACCCATGTTATGCGTGCCCAAGAATGGCTTCCTTCAACCCCCATGCACGTGATTATGTACAAGGCCTTCGGCTGGGATCCGCCTCAGTTCTGCCATCTCCCCATGGTTATGGGAAATGACGGGCAAAAACTTTCAAAGCGTCACGGAGCCACCAGCTGCAACGAATTCAGAAACAAGGGCTACTTAAAAGAAGCAATTATCAACTATGTAGCTATGCTCGGCTGTTCTTACGAAGACGGAAGGGATATGTACAGCCTTTCAGACTTGGAAAGACTTTTCGACGTAAAACACTTGAACAAGGCCCCGGCCGTATTCGATTATAAAAAACTGGAATGGTTTAACGGCCAGTACATGAGGGAAAAAACCGATGAGGAGCTTTTTGAGCTTACATGGCCCTATATTGCAAATTCGGGCCTTTTCGGAAAAACAGACGAAGAGCAATTAAAAAATGCCGGCTGCCGTTTTGAAAATCAAACCTATCTAAAGCCGACTCAAGAGCAAAAAGAAGTCTTAATGAAGGTAATGCCCTTGGTAAAAGAAAGACTTCACCTTTTGAGCGAAATAACCGAAATGGTTCGCTTCCTTTTTGAAGAACCGCCTGTTCCTCCGGCTGAGGAAATAATCCCCAAAAAGCTCGATTCTGAGACTACCAAGAAAGTACTTCAAAAAGCCATAGAAGTAATGCCTAAAATCAAAGGTCTTGACGACCATGAAGGCGGTGAAGTCTTTAGAGCAGAAGCAGATGCTATGGGTATTAAGATGGGAGACTTTATGATGCCTGTCAGAATGACAGTTACCGGCAGCAGAATAAGCCCGCCCCTTGTAGGTTCAATCCAAATATTGGGAATCGAAAAAGCCGTTAAGCGCATAGAAAAAGCTATAGCGGAACGCTTTTAA